One genomic window of Polyangium aurulentum includes the following:
- a CDS encoding FAD-dependent oxidoreductase, whose product MEPIDIGIIGCGTAGAAAALFLSRAGHRVTVYERVPDPGPVGAGIMLQPTGQAVLARLGLREAVLARCSPITGMSCRTDRGRKLFALRYDDVPGDHLGYGLHRGLLFEHLFRAVREASLSLRLGVAVEDLAPTADGRGQWFVTPEGERLGPHTLCIVADGARSHLRDDTTIKKRVRAYPWGALWFVGDDPDDRYHGELYQVVQGTKRMIGLLPTGKGPGAATGEKISLFYSLRADHLDAWRAAGLDAWKREVAALVPRAEPVLDQIRSADQVLFARYHDVSMYPWSTDRVVYLGDAGHAMSPQLGQGANLALWDAMELEMALSAHDSLSEALDAYSRARRPHLGFYQFATRWLTPFFQSDLTPLGWMRDLGFPIATSIPFLRRLMVRSMCGLALGTGLGAPLALPAPAPQLGARGLESGAPHAQS is encoded by the coding sequence ATGGAACCCATCGACATCGGAATCATCGGTTGCGGCACCGCGGGCGCGGCGGCGGCGCTCTTTCTCTCGCGGGCGGGACACCGCGTCACCGTCTACGAGCGCGTGCCCGACCCCGGGCCCGTGGGCGCCGGCATCATGCTCCAGCCCACGGGCCAGGCCGTGCTCGCCCGCCTGGGCCTCCGCGAGGCCGTCCTCGCGCGCTGCTCGCCGATCACCGGCATGTCCTGCCGCACAGACCGGGGCCGAAAGCTCTTTGCGCTGCGCTACGACGACGTGCCCGGTGATCACCTCGGCTACGGATTGCACCGAGGATTGCTCTTCGAGCACCTCTTCCGCGCCGTGCGCGAGGCCTCGCTCTCCTTGCGCCTCGGCGTCGCGGTCGAGGATCTCGCGCCCACCGCGGACGGGCGCGGGCAATGGTTCGTGACGCCGGAGGGCGAGCGCCTCGGCCCCCACACCCTCTGCATCGTCGCCGACGGCGCGCGCTCGCACCTGCGCGACGACACGACGATCAAAAAGCGCGTCCGCGCCTACCCCTGGGGCGCGCTATGGTTTGTCGGAGACGATCCGGACGATCGCTACCACGGCGAGCTCTACCAGGTCGTGCAGGGCACGAAGCGCATGATCGGGCTGCTCCCCACGGGTAAGGGGCCCGGCGCGGCCACGGGGGAAAAGATCAGCCTTTTCTACAGCCTGCGCGCCGACCACCTGGACGCCTGGCGCGCCGCGGGGCTCGACGCCTGGAAGCGCGAGGTCGCGGCGCTCGTCCCCCGCGCCGAGCCCGTGCTCGATCAGATTCGCTCGGCCGATCAGGTGCTCTTCGCCCGCTATCACGACGTCTCCATGTATCCGTGGAGCACCGACCGGGTCGTTTACCTCGGCGACGCTGGCCACGCGATGAGCCCGCAGCTCGGCCAGGGCGCGAACCTCGCCCTCTGGGATGCGATGGAGCTCGAAATGGCGCTCTCCGCCCACGACTCGCTCTCCGAGGCGCTCGACGCCTATTCACGCGCGCGCCGCCCGCACCTCGGCTTCTACCAGTTCGCCACGCGCTGGCTCACGCCATTCTTCCAGAGCGATCTCACGCCGCTCGGCTGGATGCGCGATCTGGGCTTTCCGATCGCCACGAGCATTCCTTTCCTGCGTCGTCTGATGGTGCGGAGCATGTGCGGGCTCGCGCTGGGCACGGGCCTCGGCGCCCCGCTCGCGTTGCCGGCCCCCGCGCCGCAGCTCGGAGCCCGGGGCCTGGAGAGCGGCGCGCCTCACGCACAGTCTTGA
- a CDS encoding 3'-5' exonuclease, with amino-acid sequence MSSPAFYLVVDLEATCSDDGSVPREEMEIIEIGAVLVDASTLEPVREMQTFVRPIRHPKLTPFCTELTTITQADVDKAPRFPSAMARLKDFLRGTDALFCSWGGYDRNQLQRDARRHGVTLPLGADHLNLKAAFSRRLGEPREYGTGQALRRVGLSFQGTHHRAIDDARNIARLLPYALGVKTPGAARPSGETRFKR; translated from the coding sequence ATGTCTTCACCCGCTTTTTACCTGGTCGTGGACCTCGAGGCGACCTGCTCGGACGACGGGTCGGTCCCGCGCGAGGAGATGGAGATCATCGAGATCGGCGCCGTGCTCGTCGACGCGTCGACGCTCGAGCCCGTGCGCGAGATGCAGACGTTCGTGCGCCCGATCCGGCACCCGAAGCTCACGCCATTCTGCACCGAGCTGACGACCATCACGCAGGCCGACGTCGACAAGGCGCCGCGGTTTCCTTCGGCGATGGCCAGGCTCAAGGATTTCTTGCGCGGCACCGACGCGCTCTTCTGCTCGTGGGGCGGCTACGACCGCAATCAGCTCCAGCGCGACGCGCGCCGGCACGGCGTCACGCTGCCGCTCGGCGCCGATCACCTGAACCTGAAGGCGGCTTTCTCGCGCAGGCTGGGCGAGCCGCGTGAATACGGGACAGGGCAGGCGCTGCGCCGCGTGGGCCTATCGTTCCAGGGCACGCACCACCGGGCGATCGACGACGCGCGCAACATCGCGAGGCTCTTGCCCTATGCGCTCGGCGTGAAGACGCCAGGGGCGGCGAGGCCTTCGGGAGAAACGCGATTCAAACGGTGA
- a CDS encoding TolB family protein, translated as MRHRLDSFLGLILCLGIAGSAFVACADTQGTATTDTTGGETASLTVRLEPAELAVEVGLDGKAAPIAYRAFAQRKGEAEVEVTKEVNWTFENPALGDVDALGNASLKGLGGETKVLATYEGVTGSSALTIKLRGEVFLPGTDESTKTAFDSASPDPNPANAPLIEYPEDGAVLPANLPPIEAQWTPGNGAVYRVRLATEGTLDIDLFTTGRELAFPVDIWKKVRSSAPDTPVTLEVEGLDAAGQLRAGSSRTLTVASDGIDESAIYVWQSSTGSFRVLDIIGGTDIALPNNSPVLAPGQPCSGCHRISRDGKRFAYTFQGGNFEFGTLAYDAGQGSFVSKINPSAAIRGTYAAFNPLEGATRPAMLLTSPDSVPQNTPGTVRLTLVDPDTSAPIPTNLAEMTQQIPASVGRATMMPDWSPNGGFVVFTAYDSDANYVRLLGDDVVLGSIVEAPVNYNADGSFQFGAPKVLVTAPAGVDPDTGENNVLPSISPDGELVAFTRANGWWSIKTQQSLINLSGRIAMVRRSDGAVIELSRGASNGPEGLWSSTWPQWAPTVGQKYIWLAYASERPYGHKLTPQNSNCGGLVQGQRQCKQLWITAIDREKLAQGAEDPSMPGFWIPGQSINAQYVSPQWTVAVLNTPK; from the coding sequence ATGCGCCACCGACTGGATTCTTTTCTTGGTTTGATTCTTTGCCTCGGTATCGCGGGGAGCGCCTTCGTCGCTTGTGCCGATACGCAAGGCACCGCGACGACCGACACCACGGGAGGCGAGACCGCCTCGCTCACGGTGCGGCTCGAGCCGGCCGAGCTCGCCGTCGAGGTCGGGCTCGACGGCAAAGCCGCGCCCATTGCCTATCGAGCATTCGCCCAGCGCAAGGGGGAAGCCGAGGTCGAGGTCACGAAGGAAGTCAACTGGACGTTCGAAAACCCGGCCCTCGGCGACGTCGACGCGCTGGGCAATGCCTCGCTGAAAGGGCTCGGCGGCGAGACGAAGGTCCTCGCCACCTACGAGGGCGTGACGGGCTCCTCGGCGCTCACCATAAAGCTCCGGGGCGAGGTCTTCCTCCCCGGCACCGACGAGAGCACGAAGACGGCCTTCGACAGCGCCTCCCCCGATCCGAACCCCGCGAATGCCCCGCTGATCGAATACCCCGAGGACGGCGCCGTTCTGCCCGCGAACCTGCCGCCCATCGAGGCCCAGTGGACGCCCGGCAATGGCGCGGTTTACCGCGTCCGCCTCGCGACCGAGGGCACGCTCGACATCGACCTCTTCACCACGGGCCGCGAGCTGGCCTTCCCGGTGGACATCTGGAAGAAGGTCCGAAGCAGCGCGCCCGATACGCCCGTGACCCTCGAGGTCGAGGGCCTCGACGCGGCGGGCCAGCTCCGCGCAGGCAGCTCGCGCACGCTCACCGTGGCCTCGGACGGGATCGACGAGAGCGCCATTTACGTGTGGCAATCGTCGACGGGCTCGTTCCGCGTGCTCGACATCATCGGCGGTACGGATATCGCGCTTCCGAACAACAGCCCCGTGCTCGCGCCCGGCCAGCCCTGCTCGGGCTGCCACCGCATCTCGCGCGACGGCAAGCGATTCGCCTACACCTTCCAGGGCGGCAATTTCGAGTTCGGCACCCTCGCCTACGACGCAGGCCAGGGGAGCTTCGTCTCGAAGATCAACCCGAGCGCGGCCATTCGCGGCACCTATGCGGCCTTCAATCCGCTCGAGGGCGCGACGCGGCCCGCCATGCTGCTCACGTCTCCGGACAGCGTCCCGCAAAACACGCCGGGAACGGTGCGGCTCACGCTGGTCGACCCCGATACGAGCGCGCCGATCCCCACCAACCTGGCCGAGATGACGCAGCAGATCCCGGCCTCGGTCGGCCGCGCGACGATGATGCCGGACTGGTCGCCGAACGGCGGATTCGTCGTGTTCACCGCATACGACAGCGACGCGAACTACGTGCGCCTGCTCGGCGACGACGTGGTGCTCGGCTCGATCGTCGAGGCGCCCGTCAACTACAATGCCGACGGCTCGTTCCAGTTCGGCGCGCCCAAGGTGCTCGTGACCGCGCCGGCGGGCGTCGATCCGGACACGGGCGAAAACAACGTCCTGCCCAGCATCTCGCCCGACGGCGAGCTGGTCGCGTTCACGCGGGCGAACGGGTGGTGGTCGATCAAGACGCAGCAGTCGCTCATCAACCTGAGCGGTCGCATCGCGATGGTGCGGCGCAGCGACGGGGCCGTGATCGAGCTTTCGCGCGGAGCCTCGAACGGCCCCGAGGGGCTGTGGAGCAGCACGTGGCCGCAATGGGCGCCGACGGTCGGGCAGAAATACATCTGGCTCGCCTACGCGTCCGAGCGGCCCTACGGCCACAAGCTCACGCCGCAAAACAGCAATTGCGGCGGCCTCGTGCAGGGGCAGAGGCAATGCAAGCAGCTCTGGATCACCGCCATCGACCGCGAGAAGCTCGCCCAGGGCGCCGAGGATCCGAGCATGCCCGGGTTCTGGATCCCCGGCCAGAGCATCAACGCGCAATACGTGAGCCCGCAGTGGACCGTGGCCGTGCTGAATACGCCGAAGTGA
- a CDS encoding PAS domain-containing protein, producing the protein MNEMITLLDEVSDLVCLADADGKIAFLNKAARRLVGIGASEDAAGRRLLELFPEHERPQIEAEALPSVQREGAWRGRSALATIDGRHVPVAAAFLRHSAASGEHAQLLVTMQPVEDAVVRARLENLLAKSRVVFYSSKAYGDYSVTYMSANVHAQLGYPAEHFLRDPGFWADHIHPEDAPRVLGELASIAEQQHQTHEYRFLCADGKYQWVYDEAVCVKDESGNPVELVGTWQDVTERKEAELLIQEQAAALMQFSTPLVPISDDVLVMPIVGALDAQRAEQVMTTLLDGVSKGQARVAILDITGVSVVDTQVADALLRAAKAVALLGAQVVITGIRSEVAQTLVQLGANMGDVVTRATLQAGVAFAMQGRAAGRAGALRG; encoded by the coding sequence ATGAACGAGATGATCACCCTGCTCGACGAGGTGTCGGATTTGGTCTGCCTTGCAGACGCGGACGGGAAGATCGCCTTCCTCAACAAGGCGGCCCGGCGCCTCGTGGGCATCGGCGCGAGCGAGGACGCCGCCGGCCGTCGGTTGCTCGAGCTGTTTCCCGAGCACGAGCGCCCGCAAATCGAGGCCGAGGCTCTGCCGTCCGTGCAGAGAGAGGGCGCGTGGCGCGGGCGCTCGGCGCTGGCCACCATCGATGGGCGGCACGTGCCCGTCGCGGCCGCGTTCCTCCGCCATTCGGCAGCGAGCGGAGAGCACGCGCAATTGCTCGTGACCATGCAACCCGTCGAGGATGCGGTGGTTCGTGCCAGGCTGGAGAACCTGCTCGCAAAGAGCCGCGTGGTCTTCTATTCATCCAAGGCCTACGGCGATTACAGCGTGACGTACATGAGCGCCAACGTCCACGCGCAGCTCGGCTATCCGGCCGAGCATTTTCTGCGCGACCCGGGCTTCTGGGCGGACCACATCCACCCCGAAGACGCGCCTCGGGTGCTCGGCGAGCTCGCGTCGATCGCCGAGCAGCAGCACCAGACGCACGAATACCGATTCCTCTGCGCAGACGGCAAGTATCAGTGGGTCTACGACGAGGCCGTGTGCGTGAAGGACGAGTCGGGCAACCCCGTCGAGCTCGTCGGAACCTGGCAGGACGTGACCGAGCGCAAGGAGGCCGAGCTTTTGATCCAGGAGCAGGCCGCGGCGCTCATGCAGTTCTCGACCCCGCTCGTCCCCATATCGGACGACGTGCTGGTGATGCCGATCGTCGGGGCGCTGGACGCGCAGCGGGCGGAGCAGGTGATGACGACGCTCCTCGACGGCGTCAGCAAAGGCCAGGCGCGCGTCGCCATTCTCGACATCACGGGCGTCAGCGTCGTGGACACGCAGGTGGCGGACGCCCTGCTGCGCGCGGCCAAGGCCGTCGCGTTGCTCGGTGCGCAGGTGGTGATCACGGGCATTCGCTCGGAGGTGGCGCAGACGCTGGTGCAGCTCGGTGCCAACATGGGCGACGTGGTCACGCGCGCGACGCTGCAGGCGGGCGTCGCGTTCGCCATGCAGGGAAGGGCCGCGGGGCGCGCAGGGGCATTGCGCGGCTGA